Genomic window (Vigna unguiculata cultivar IT97K-499-35 chromosome 10, ASM411807v1, whole genome shotgun sequence):
AAATATGGACGTTATCTCTGCGGAGTTTTATgcgtaaattattattttaaaatataataggcaagattattattacttacctgattaattttattttttccctcATATTTGAAACTACTTCTTTTCTCTCACTCTTTGATTTCTAATTCCCTCCCACAGACTACACAACGGTACTCCCTCGCCGCCGTGCCTGAGATCAGGGCCCCCACCTTCTTGAACGGATCAGCAACATTTAATAGAGCGGAGGTACTGTAAGTGAGAGGCGTGCCGTTGATTAGTGAATTCTTTGCGGCCGGTGTTCGCAAGGTTTGAAATTCGAAGGCCATTTCGATTCGCTCTAATATTATTCCACAATATAGATATATCGGTGTATATAATTTAGTTCTGTACTGAATTGATGAATGCTTCGGTGTTGCTTTGAAAATAAGTGTTTATTGTGATGATCTGGTACTGCTCTTGCCGTTCTTGAAATGAAAGAATGTTGGTTTCGCTTTGAGATTGTGGCAAGGGTTGCAGATAATATCATTTGTGAGGCTAAGTCTGTCGGACACAATTGAATCGCGGCTATAGGTTTTGACCTAGTATTAAGCCCTCAATCATAATCATTGGTATCAGAACCAAGGTTATGAATTCGATTCTGTGGGCAATGATTAAGGGGATATCGTTGCGAATTGTACTGTGAGGGAAATCAAGTGGGCCAAGTCACAAGTGTGGGATTCCTAATATGAGAATGATCGAGGGGAAAATTGTTGCATATGATATCAATCTTCCGATGACAAAAGTCAAGTGGGCGTTTTCTTTCTAGTATGTTTCAAATAAGTGGCTTGTTGAAGGATTTGTTATTTCTTCTCTGCTTAAGGTCATATGGAATCTTATATCTGTGTCCAATTGGATTGATTTTGACCATTGAGGGTTAATTAGACGGTCGATTGGATTTGAAACTAAAAGAGGATGTTATGCATCCCTTTAATTATATGATGTACCCAAAATGTGATCCAAATCCAAAGTATTGGAGAGTCTGGTGGCTTATCGGTGAATTGTTGACTCATCCATTTTAATTTACGATAACTTTTTAagaactgaaaaataaaataggaaacTGTAAACCTCCCTGAAGGAGGCCATAGTTTTCCACAAATAAGGAGTTGGGTTCAAGTCAAACCCAAATGGTTTAAAATAGCTTTCAGAATAGTGAAACCTAAACTAGTTTGTTGAAATGCTTTCAGATATCAATGTCTAAAATAAACATGCTCTTGATTTGATGAAATGCTTTGTGAGTTTGGCGTGGATGCATCTTTACTACTCACTATGTGACAAGTCTTACTTTAAAAGGATCTTCTCTTTGTGGAATTAAGATTTTTCTCTTGTACTGCATTCATTGATGATTTTGCATTGTAAGATTGCTCTGTAATATATGCTTTAAATGTTACGGTTGATTTATGTACTCTCGAGTTTCAGCATTGCACACTGAGGATGagaatttgatatttatattctGGGGAGGTGAGATATATGTTGAAATTCAATCATTTCATCCTAAAAATAACAGGTCATCGCTAAACATGAAAGTTCTACTATTAGTCAGCACTGTACTTTCTAGTTTTAAGGATTTAGCTTGATTGATTCAACcgtgttatttattttgttgggCAACTCCAATGATAAGAATTTCCAAATTCATGCAGACATGTCTTCATGAATCTTGATATGAACTTGATTAGGAGCTCGAATTACTTTGAAACAATATCCAAGTTGGTTGAGCAGTATTTGCTTTATACGAGATAATGACACCACTTTTATTTACTTGAATGTTCTTACCCTCAACAGAGGTTCTTCTTGTGATTAGGAAAGGAATATGAACCAACATCATTCggctattttcttttttgttttagaaGCCAGAAGCAGTCATTGGCTCAGAGTTTGATGTATACGGTATATTCTTGCCGTTTCATGGTGCTGGTTAAATTccttatattttgaattgaaggCTCTTTCTTGAGATGCATTAATTCGTGTAACAGGGCAGTATGATCTAAGAAACATTTGCTCAAATCTGGCATGTCAATTCGTGTTCTAGTGCAATTTTGACCTTTTCAATTCTActacaaatttgaagaaaagataaaaggaaATAATTTCTAACACGAGGTATTATTAATGGAGAGTGAAGAAAGAATGATGTGAATAAAAGAAACAGACGAAATCCTTTTATGAAAATTGAGAAAGACATGAAAAGCTGTTGTTTTTTACATACAATTTATTTACGATTTTTACGTTAATATTACTCATCtgatttctttttacttttttattatttggaaaaatattattatcgcTAGAGGCATGTTTTAGGTAATTGGGTAAAAATAAACGTTTCAAAATTAATGCTACCTTAAAATCGAATCTTGAATCACTATGGCAACACAATGCCTAGAACATGCAACACGTAAAAGACCAAGAAGGAATAGAGGAACAGAAGACGAAGAAAGATGCAACTGGGAATGGTTTGAATCTTGATACCTTGCTTCTCCACTCGGAATGACGCGATTCTGAAGGTTACTAATAGTGATGGGAATAAGGAGAATGAATTGCGAAGGTATAGAATGCAACTTGAAAGCAATGATGGAATATGAACATTAACTTTCCAAGCTGAAATAAATTCCAATCACCTTTGCTTGATCATCGAATTTTGTTCTTAGTGTAATAGTGCCACTTAGATCATCACACTAAgtcactttatttatttatgttcacatacacatatatattacGGAACATGGCTTTTTTGTAATGAGAATAGTACGAGAGAATCGGCATAATGGTAGTTGTGAAATAAAAGTAACATGAACCTTTTGATgacttctattttattaaagataaaaaacacaTCTTGCAGGGTGTTTCCTATGAAGACTTTAGTACCATGTTCACATTCTAAGGGTCAATTGGTCAACCCCCATCATTTCTTTGTTTCTActtcacacacacatacataagaaaataaaagaaacagaGCTTTAGCAGAATCAGCATCATTGCAGGGTTAGTGATATTTCAATGGGATCTACCAATGAAGCATCCTCTTCATGGTCGAACCATGTTTTCTTGAGTTTCAGGGGTGAGGACACACGCAGAGGTTTCACAGACCATCTTTTCGCTTCACTGGAGAGAAGGGGGATTAAAACTTTCAAGGATGATCATGATCTCGAGAGGGGCAAAGTTATATCAGTGGAACTCATGAAAGCCATCGAAGATTCCATGTTTGCACTCATCATTCTCTCACCCAACTATGCCTCTTCAACATGGTGTTTGGATGAACTTCAGAAGATTGTGGATTGCAAGAAAGAAGCTTTTCCAATCTTCCATGGCGTAGACCCCTCTGATGTGAGGCATCAAAGAGGGAGCTTTGCCAAGGCCTTCGAAGAGCATGAAGAGAAATTCAGAGAAGACAAAGAGAAGGTGGAAAGATGGAGACATGCCTTGAGACAAGTTGCAAGTTACTCTGGATGGGACTCCAAGGATCAGTATGATTTCTCATTCATCATCACtcagttttatttattatttttgtgttatttagATCAAATGATATGGTATCATCATTTTTCTAGAGGAATTCTAGAGGAATTAAACAAGGGAATTCTAGaggaatttttttatcacttaaCCTTGGATTtgcaaaatataaaatgataaccTCTTTTCTCTATTTATTGCTACACTACTTTATGACTATCGTTAAAATacaattcttctttttgtccTTCTCTAAATACAGGAGTGAAGCAACACTGATTGAAACAATTGTCGGACacatagagaaaaaaataattcctAGACTTCCATGTTTCACAGATAATCTTGTCGGAATTGATTCACGGATGAAAGAAGTGATTTCACTCATGGGCATAGGGTTAAATGATATTCGCTTCATAGGAATATGGGGCATGGGAGGCATAGGTAAAACAACACTGGCTAGATTAGTCTATGAAAAAATCAAAGAGAAATTCAAGGTTTGTTGCTTTCTTGAAAACATCAGAGAGTTGTCTAAGACAAATGGCTTAGTTCACATTCAAAAGGAAATTCTTTCCCATCTTAATGTAAGAAGCAATGATTTTTATAATCTTTATGATGGGAAAAAGATAATAGCAAACTCTTTAAGCAACAAAAAGGTACTTCTTGTTCTTGATGATGTAAGTGACATAAGCCAATTGGAGAATTTAACTGGAAAGCGAGAATGGTTTGGTCCAGGAAGCAGACTAATAATCACAACTAGAGATAAGCACCTGCTAAAGACATATGGAGTGGATGTAACCTATAAGGCCAGAGGCTTAGCCCAAAATGAAGCCCTTCAGCTCTTTTGTTTGAAAGCATTTAAACAAGATCAACCTAAAAAAGAGTATTTGAATTTGTGCAAAGGAGTGGTTGAATATGCAAGAGGCCTTCCATTGGCACTTGAGGTATTGGGTTCCCATCTTTATGGAAGAACCTTTGAGGTTTGGCATAGTGCTTTAGAACAAATAAGAAGCTTTCCACACTCCAAAATCCAAGATACACTGAAAATAAGTTATGACAGTTTGGAACCTCTGGAGAAAAAAATGTTCCTAGATATTGCATGTTTCTTTGTAGGAATGGACATAGATGAAGTGATGAATATCTTGGAAAATTGTGGTGATCATCCCAGAATTGGAATTGACATTTTAACTGAAAGATCTTTGGTAACCCTTGATAGGGTGAGCAATAAGTTGGGGATGCATGATTTGCTACAAGAAATGGGTAGGAATATTGTATATCAAGAATCTCCAAATGACCCAGGGAAACGTAGTAGGTTGTGGTCTCAAAAGGATATTGATTATGTATTGACAAAAAACAAGGTAGGTTCTATTGACAAAAAAACAATGTTGTGGTCTTTAAGTCTCTGTTTCATCCCATGTCCCTAATTAAGttattttccattttgtttTCTAGGGAACTGATGAAATTCGAGGCATTGTTCTGAACTTAGTTCAACCGTATGATTGTGAAGCACGCTGGAACACAGAATCCTTCTCCAAGATAAGTCAGCTAAGGTTTCTCAAGTTATGTGATGTGCAGCTTCCTCGTGGCCTCAGCTGCCTCCCGAGTGCACTAAACGTTGTACATTGGAGAGGATGTCCTCTGAAAACCCTGCCACTTAGTAATCAACTTGATGAAGTTGTTGACCTCAAATTGCCTCACAGCAGAATAGAACAACTTTGGCATGGGACAAAGGTAAAGACCATTTGTCAAGAGTTCTTTGTAAATGAATAAGTCAGAGAACTAATATAATCTTTTGTTTGcactattaatttttaacagCTTCTAGACAAGCTAAAGTTCATCAATTTGAGCTTCTCAAAGAACCTGAAGCAATCCCCAGACTTTGTTGGGGTTCCAAATCTTGAATCATTGGTTCTTGAAGGTTGCACAAGTTTAACTGAGGTTCATCCATCCCTTGTACGCCACAAGAAACTTGTtagtttgaatttaaaagaCTGTAAAAAGCTCAAAAGTCTTCCAAGTAAAATGGAGACGAGTTCCTTGAATGATTTAAATCTTTCTGGTTGTTCTCAATTTAAATGTCTTCCAGAGTTTGCTGAAAGCATGGAACATTTGTCAGTGCTTTCTTTAGAGGGGACTGCTATAACAAAGCTACCCACATCACTGGGATGTCTAACTGGCCTTTCTCATTTGGATATGAAGAATTGCAAGAATCTTGTTTGCATTCCAGATACCATTCATAAATTAAGATCTCTCATAGTTCTGAATGTTTCTGGCTGCTCAAAACTTAGTAGTTTGCCAGAGGGCTTAAAGGAAATC
Coding sequences:
- the LOC114167064 gene encoding TMV resistance protein N-like isoform X1 — translated: MGIRRMNCEASSSWSNHVFLSFRGEDTRRGFTDHLFASLERRGIKTFKDDHDLERGKVISVELMKAIEDSMFALIILSPNYASSTWCLDELQKIVDCKKEAFPIFHGVDPSDVRHQRGSFAKAFEEHEEKFREDKEKVERWRHALRQVASYSGWDSKDQSEATLIETIVGHIEKKIIPRLPCFTDNLVGIDSRMKEVISLMGIGLNDIRFIGIWGMGGIGKTTLARLVYEKIKEKFKVCCFLENIRELSKTNGLVHIQKEILSHLNVRSNDFYNLYDGKKIIANSLSNKKVLLVLDDVSDISQLENLTGKREWFGPGSRLIITTRDKHLLKTYGVDVTYKARGLAQNEALQLFCLKAFKQDQPKKEYLNLCKGVVEYARGLPLALEVLGSHLYGRTFEVWHSALEQIRSFPHSKIQDTLKISYDSLEPLEKKMFLDIACFFVGMDIDEVMNILENCGDHPRIGIDILTERSLVTLDRVSNKLGMHDLLQEMGRNIVYQESPNDPGKRSRLWSQKDIDYVLTKNKGTDEIRGIVLNLVQPYDCEARWNTESFSKISQLRFLKLCDVQLPRGLSCLPSALNVVHWRGCPLKTLPLSNQLDEVVDLKLPHSRIEQLWHGTKLLDKLKFINLSFSKNLKQSPDFVGVPNLESLVLEGCTSLTEVHPSLVRHKKLVSLNLKDCKKLKSLPSKMETSSLNDLNLSGCSQFKCLPEFAESMEHLSVLSLEGTAITKLPTSLGCLTGLSHLDMKNCKNLVCIPDTIHKLRSLIVLNVSGCSKLSSLPEGLKEIKCLEELNASETAIQELPSFVFYLENLNDISFAGCKGPVSKSANGFFLPFKWLFGNHQTSIGFRLPPSALSLPSLKRINLSYCNLSEESFPDDFYCLSSLVILDLTGNNFVSLPSSISKLARLERLILNYCKKLQRLPELPSNMRGLDASNCTSFEISKFNPSKPCSLFASPAKWHLPRQLKGVLEKLRLPRERFDMLIRGSEIPPWFAPNKCVSFAKISVPHNCPINEWVGFALCFLLVSYVVPPDVCHHEVDCYFFGPHGKVCISSRCLPPMEPCDPHLYIIYLSFDELRDIICKGGDCREIEFVLKTYCCHSLQIERCGSRLVCKQDVEDIYGNGL
- the LOC114167064 gene encoding TMV resistance protein N-like isoform X2, with the translated sequence MKAIEDSMFALIILSPNYASSTWCLDELQKIVDCKKEAFPIFHGVDPSDVRHQRGSFAKAFEEHEEKFREDKEKVERWRHALRQVASYSGWDSKDQSEATLIETIVGHIEKKIIPRLPCFTDNLVGIDSRMKEVISLMGIGLNDIRFIGIWGMGGIGKTTLARLVYEKIKEKFKVCCFLENIRELSKTNGLVHIQKEILSHLNVRSNDFYNLYDGKKIIANSLSNKKVLLVLDDVSDISQLENLTGKREWFGPGSRLIITTRDKHLLKTYGVDVTYKARGLAQNEALQLFCLKAFKQDQPKKEYLNLCKGVVEYARGLPLALEVLGSHLYGRTFEVWHSALEQIRSFPHSKIQDTLKISYDSLEPLEKKMFLDIACFFVGMDIDEVMNILENCGDHPRIGIDILTERSLVTLDRVSNKLGMHDLLQEMGRNIVYQESPNDPGKRSRLWSQKDIDYVLTKNKGTDEIRGIVLNLVQPYDCEARWNTESFSKISQLRFLKLCDVQLPRGLSCLPSALNVVHWRGCPLKTLPLSNQLDEVVDLKLPHSRIEQLWHGTKLLDKLKFINLSFSKNLKQSPDFVGVPNLESLVLEGCTSLTEVHPSLVRHKKLVSLNLKDCKKLKSLPSKMETSSLNDLNLSGCSQFKCLPEFAESMEHLSVLSLEGTAITKLPTSLGCLTGLSHLDMKNCKNLVCIPDTIHKLRSLIVLNVSGCSKLSSLPEGLKEIKCLEELNASETAIQELPSFVFYLENLNDISFAGCKGPVSKSANGFFLPFKWLFGNHQTSIGFRLPPSALSLPSLKRINLSYCNLSEESFPDDFYCLSSLVILDLTGNNFVSLPSSISKLARLERLILNYCKKLQRLPELPSNMRGLDASNCTSFEISKFNPSKPCSLFASPAKWHLPRQLKGVLEKLRLPRERFDMLIRGSEIPPWFAPNKCVSFAKISVPHNCPINEWVGFALCFLLVSYVVPPDVCHHEVDCYFFGPHGKVCISSRCLPPMEPCDPHLYIIYLSFDELRDIICKGGDCREIEFVLKTYCCHSLQIERCGSRLVCKQDVEDIYGNGL